One window of Chryseobacterium sp. JJR-5R genomic DNA carries:
- a CDS encoding group III truncated hemoglobin — protein MKKLESREDIEHLINSFYAKVVKDEVIGFFFTDVAKVDWDKHLPKMYAFWESVLFGQMTYKGNPMGAHFPINELQAMEQKHFDRWLHLWTTTIEEHFKGENADTAIYKAENIARLMAFKMDLARRL, from the coding sequence ATGAAAAAGTTGGAATCACGTGAAGATATTGAGCATCTTATCAATTCATTTTATGCTAAAGTGGTTAAGGATGAAGTAATTGGGTTTTTCTTTACTGATGTTGCCAAAGTCGATTGGGATAAGCACCTTCCGAAAATGTATGCCTTCTGGGAGTCCGTGCTCTTCGGGCAGATGACCTATAAAGGAAACCCGATGGGTGCCCATTTTCCCATCAATGAGCTGCAGGCGATGGAGCAGAAGCACTTCGACCGCTGGCTGCACCTTTGGACTACTACCATTGAAGAACACTTTAAAGGGGAAAATGCAGATACAGCCATTTACAAAGCTGAAAATATTGCCAGGCTGATGGCATTTAAAATGGATCTGGCGCGAAGGCTGTAG
- a CDS encoding DUF6624 domain-containing protein produces the protein MKNSFYTLLLLFLFTSLHAQEYSKLISEADRLYETKDYKMSTDLYTKAFKIESKNPNDLYNGACASSLAGNTEKAFKWLNLSIDNGWMNLKHLSSDTDLENLHSKKEWEMTVGKLEKKLKLMEANYDKPLQAELLAIYDEDQKYRIQMNETQKKFGLESKEMQDLWKITDQKDSINLLKVKKILDEKGWVGKDKVGAQANSALFLVIQHADLETQKKYLPMMREAVTKGNASPASLALLIDRIEIQEGRKQIYGSQIGTNPINKTPYVLPLIDPGNVDKRRAEVGLDPISDYIKNWNLVWDVEKYKSELPELEKLNKK, from the coding sequence ATGAAAAACAGTTTTTATACTTTGTTATTATTATTTTTATTCACAAGCCTTCATGCTCAGGAATATTCAAAATTAATAAGTGAAGCCGATAGATTATATGAAACAAAAGATTATAAAATGTCTACTGATTTATATACTAAAGCTTTTAAAATTGAAAGCAAAAATCCAAATGACCTATATAATGGTGCGTGCGCTTCATCTTTAGCAGGAAATACAGAAAAAGCTTTTAAATGGCTGAATTTATCGATAGATAATGGGTGGATGAATCTAAAGCATTTAAGTTCCGATACCGATTTAGAAAATTTACATTCAAAAAAAGAATGGGAGATGACAGTAGGAAAATTAGAAAAAAAGCTGAAGTTAATGGAAGCAAATTATGACAAACCGTTGCAGGCTGAATTATTGGCAATATATGACGAAGACCAGAAATATCGAATTCAAATGAATGAAACTCAAAAAAAATTCGGTCTGGAATCTAAAGAAATGCAGGATCTTTGGAAAATAACAGATCAGAAAGATTCAATCAACTTATTAAAAGTAAAAAAAATATTAGATGAAAAAGGGTGGGTAGGTAAAGATAAAGTAGGCGCACAGGCCAATAGTGCATTATTTCTAGTCATTCAACATGCAGATCTGGAAACGCAGAAAAAATATTTGCCCATGATGAGAGAAGCTGTAACAAAAGGAAATGCTAGTCCAGCTTCTTTAGCTTTGTTAATCGACAGAATCGAAATCCAGGAAGGTAGAAAACAAATATACGGAAGTCAAATCGGAACCAATCCAATCAATAAAACGCCATATGTTTTACCTTTAATTGATCCTGGTAACGTAGATAAAAGGAGAGCAGAAGTTGGCTTAGATCCAATCTCTGACTATATTAAAAATTGGAATTTAGTTTGGGATGTTGAAAAGTATAAAAGTGAATTACCAGAATTAGAAAAATTAAATAAGAAGTAA